CTCCTACGGTGAGGGCCTGGCCGCCGAGGTCGAACAGACCCTCAAGGCCGGCGGCGCCAAGGTCATCGTCAACGAGGGCACCGAGGAAAAGAGCGACTTTTCCAGCATCATCGCCAAGATCAAGCTGCAAAAGCCCGACGCGGTGTACTTCGGCGGCATCTACACGCAGATCGGGATCTTCATCCGGCAGCTGCGTGACGCGGGCATCGACATCCCCGTGGTCGGCGGCGACGGTCTGGACAGCACCGAACTCGCCACGATCGCGGCGAAGGGTGCCAACAACATCTACTACACGACGATTGTGGCGCCGCTGGAGTCCCTGCCCGCCGCCAAGACCTTCACGGCCAACTACCGCAAGGCCTTCAAGACCGTGCCGGCCGGATACGCGGCCTTTGCCTACGACTCGGCCAACGTGATCGCCCAGGGTATTCTGGACGCCGCCAAGGCCAACGGCGGCAAGCTGCCCACCCGCACCCAGGTGGAGACCGCCATCCGCAAGGGCAGCTTCAAGGGCCTGCTGTCGGGCGACGTGACCTTCAACAGCGTCGGCGACCGCAACTCGGTCACGCTGTACATCATGAAGGTCCAGGCGGGCAAGCAGAGTCTGGCGGCGCAGTCGACGGTCAAGCCTCCCCGACCGTAACGGAAGCGGACAGGGGCGAGGGCGGGGATCGGGTCTTCCCCGCCCCGCCCCTTTGGTGGTCCCCCAGCCGTTAGACGCTCAGGGTCTTGGCACAGCGGTACAGGTCGCGGTTGACGTCCTTGCGTTTTTCCCAGGTCTCGTGCAGCGGCGTCTGGATGATGTTTCCGCCCTGCCGGCCGACCATCACGCCGCTCACGCCGTCCATCAGGGCGTACACGGCCGCCTCGCCCAGACGGCTGGCGAGGATGCGGTCACTGGACACCGGAGTGCCGCCGCGCTGGATGTGGCCCAGAATGCTGACCCGGGTCTCCAGACCGGTGCCCGCCTGAATGGCGTCGGCCACGCCCTGTGCGCCGCCCGGAAAGCCCTCGGCGACGATCACGATGCTGCCCAGCTTGCCCTTGGCAACGCTGTCCTTGACCACCTGAACCACGTCCCCGATGGGCCGGGCATCCTCGGGAATGAAGACCTCCTCTGCGCCGCCCGCCACGGCCACATCCAGGGCGATGTGGCCGGCATGACGGCCCATCACTTCAATCACGAAGATGCGCTCGTGGCTGGCCCCGGTGTCGCGCAGCTTGTCGACGGCGTCCAGCGCGGTCTCCACAGCCGTGAAGTACCCGATGGTGTGGTCGGTGCCGTACAGGTCGTTGTCGATGGTCCCCGGCACCCCGATCACCCGGATGCCGTGCTCCTGCTCCAGCAGATGCGCGCCGTGAAAGCTACCGTCCCCGCCAATCACGATCAGGCCGCCCACGCCCTGCTCACGCAGGTGCCGCGCGCCGGCGGCGCGGCCTTCCGGGGTCCGCCAGGTGGCGCTGCGGGCGGTCAGCAGGATGGTGCCGCCGCGCTGAATGGTGTTGGCCACGTCGCGCGGGCCGAGCAGCTTCATCTCGCCGCGGTGCAGGCCGGAAAAGCCCCGGCGCACGCCCAGCACCTCCAGTCCCTCGAAGCTGGCGGTGCGGACCACCGCCCGGATGGCGGCGTTCATGCCCGGCGCGTCACCGCCGCTGGTCAGGACGGCCAGACGCTGGATGCCGGAAGAGTTGGGGTGCTTGGCGGGAAGGGATTCAGTCATGTCGGGGTCTCACTTTCGCGGCGTCCGGGGGGGGCGGAGGTCACCCGCGCGCGGGCCAGGGGAAGAAACGGTGCGGTGCAGCTTCAGGAGGAGGGCAGGGGCCGGGGTTCCTCAGGGAGGTCTGCATCAGGGGGCGACGGGGCATCAGACAACGGGGCATCGGGCGACTCGGTGGCCCGCAGGGCCAGAGCATAAGCGTCATTCTTACGCAAACCGGCGGCGACCAGCCGGTCACGTATATCCCTCACCCGGTGGCCCTCGGCGGCCCACGCCTGGGCCAGGGCCGCGTGGTCGGGGGGCGGCGCCGCGTCCGGGGCGGCCTCATGGGCCGGACGGCCCGAGACGACGAGGACGATCTCGCCGCGTGCGCCCGCCGCAAAGCGCCCGGCCAACTCGGTCAGGGTGCCCCGCACCGTTTCCTCGAAGCGCTTGGACAGCTCCCGCGTGACGCTTGCCGGCCGCGCCGGACCGCAGACCGCTGCCAGTTCGCTGAGGGTGGCCGCCAGACGGTGGGGACTCTCGTACACCACGCTGGTCTCCGGGCGGGCGGCGATGGCGGCGAGGCGCTCCTTGCGCTCCTTGCCGCTGCGGGGCAGGAAGCCCTCGAAGGTAAAGCGCGCGTTGCCCAGCCCAGAGAGCACCAGCGCCGGCACGAAGGCGGTCGCGCCGGGCAGCACCTCCACGGGCACCCCGGCTTCCAGGGCTGCCGTGACCAGTTCCGCGCCGGGATCGCTGATGCCCGGGGTTCCGGCGTCGGACACGTAGGCCAGCCGGGGATATTTCTCCAGCACGCCCGGCGCCCGGCGCATGGTGTGGGCATCCAGCCTCACCAGCGGCCGGCTGAGGCCCAGGTGCGACAGCAATGCCCCGGTCCGGCGGGTGTCCTCGCAGGCCACGGCGTCTGCTCCGCGCAGCACCTCGATGGCGCGCAGGGTGATGTCTCCCAGGTTGCCGACCGGGGTGGGCACCAGCCAGACCCGCGCCTCCCCCTCTGTGCCGGTTTCTGCCGTGACCGGCCCGGCCTCAGGCATCGCCGGACAGGGAAGGCGGACCCTCCAGGGCGAGCGTCCCGCCCCCCAGAGTGCGCGGCGCACCCGTGTCCCGCGTGTCCACGGTGCCGGTCGCCATTCCGATATTGGGCTTGATGCGCACGCGCACCTTGCGCGGCCGCTTGAGCACATTGGTGATGCGGGCACGCAGCAGTTCGCCCTCGCCCACGGTGACGGTCACGACGGTCCCCTCGGGCAGGCGGGTGCCGACCACCACCACCACCCCATTTTCCACGATGCCCTTGTAGGCCCTCATACTTCTCCCCCCTGGGCCCGGCGTTGCCGCCGCTGCGCCCTGGACAATGCCTCACGAAGTGCCACGATCTCCGATTCCCGCGCGCCGCCCAGCCGGGCATAGCGGTCGATCACCTCCGACGCTTCCCGCCGCCGGTCCAGCCGCAGCAGCAGCGCACCCAGATGCTCTCCCCGGACGAAATACGACCGGGGATTTTCCGGGTCCGCCAGAATCTGCGCGCGCGCGGCTTCCAGACGGCTGAGGTCCACGCGGTGACGGCCCACCTGCCAGCGCACCAGATAGGTGGCCAGCGCGAAAATGGACAGGGCGCCGAGGACCGAGAACGAGATCGTCTCCGAGACGCCCAGTCCTGCGCCCAGCCTCACGGTCAACGGAAAGCAGAAGGCCAGCACCACGAGGACGGCCAGCGTCGCCGCGTAGTTCATGCGCCGCTCCGGTGAACAGGAGCACAGCGCCCGCACCGGGCCTCCCGAACGTCGGGAGCCTGGAGGATTCCTACCCCAGACGCCGGATCGCCTCGCCCGGAGTTCATCCTCCCGGCCCAGCGGCGCTCTTGGAGTCGCTCATGCCTCATGCCGCACAGTTTAGCGGCAAGCACGCCTGCGAAGCGGGATGGGCCTCACTTCACGGCCGGGAGCTGCGGTACCCTGCGGGCTGTGCGCCTGCACCTGATCACCGTCGGAACGCCCAAACTCGCCTACGCCCGCATGGGCTGGGACGAGTACACCACCCGTCTGAAGCGTTACCACAAGGTGCAGCTCAGCCATGTGGCCGGCAAGACGCCCGAGGCCGAGAGCGCGGCGATCCGCAAGGCTGCCGGCAAGGCGCCGCTGATTCTGCTTGACCCGCGCGGCACGCAGTTCACCTCCGAGGGCCTGAGTGCCGATCTCGATGCCCGCGCCCTGGGCGGCACCGGCGAACTGGCCTTCGCGGTGGGCGGCCCGGACGGCCACACCGATGAACTGCGGGCTGCCGCCGCCGCCCTGTGGAGCCTGGGCCGGCTGACCCTGCCGCACGACCTCGCGATGGTGGTGCTCGCCGAGGCGCTGTACCGGGCCTCGACCATCAGCGCGGGAGAGCCGTACCACCGGGGGTAGCCGGGATGGCAGCGGCAGCCGGAAGGGGTTGTTATGGCGACACAGCCGTCCGGTACACAGCTCTTCAGAGGCGGCGCCTAGGCCCGTCCGCTAGAGTCTGGCCGTGACCTCCGACGTTCCGCCTGCTTCCGAAGCCGAGTGGTTCCAGACCCCCACCCTGACCGGACGTTTCATCACGCTGGAGGGACTGAGTCCAGCGCACGCCGCCGACCTGAACGCGGGCGCCGATGAGGAGACCGTGCGCTTCCTGTCGCGCGGAGGGCCGACCGAGGCGACGCAGGCGGCCTGGGCCGAGTACATCACCCGCCTCAACGCCCTGCCCCGGCGGATCAATTTTGCGGTGCGGCTGCTCCACTCGGGCGTGGTGGTCGGGCGCATCAGCTACAGCGAGATCAGTGTCGCCGACCGCTGGGCAGAAATCGGGACCATGCTGCTGCCCGGCGCACAGGGCACAGCCGTCAATCCCGAGGCCAAACTTCTGCTGATGACCCGCGCCTTCGAGGTGCTGGGAGCCAACCGTGTCCACTTCAAGGTGGACGCCCGCAACGCCCGCAGCGTCCGCGCCATGCACAAGCTGGGGGCCGTACAGGAAGGCGTTCTGCGCCAATATCAGGTCCGGCCGGACGGCTTTGCCCGCGACAGCGTGGTGTTCAGCGTGCTGCGCGGCGAGTGGCCCGCCGTGAAGGCCGGGCTGCAGGCGCGTCTGGGGGCGCGGGACTCATGAGCCCCGGCTTAATATTTGCCAGAAACGCTTTGTTAGCTTGAGGGTCACGATGCCCACAATGCGCTGTCTGTCCCTTACCGTGCTGGCCCTGACCACCCTGGGCACGCCCGCCGCCGCGCTGATCGTGCCCATGAAAGGCTGGGTGCCGGTCAATGGAGACGCCAACCTGTGGACCGACGCGGGCGGGGGCTGCCTGCTGCGTGAGGAACGCTCGGGGCAGGCCTTTCCGGTGCTCGCCTCGCAGGATGAGGCGCTGACCTTCGCAGGTAAGCTGCGGGCGCAGCTCAGCAAGAACGTATCGGGGGTGGTCACCCAGCCGGTGGACCGCGCGGGCTTCTGGGCGGTGCTCGCCGCCTACGATTACCGCGAAGGCGGGGCCACCTACAAGGTGGCGCAGCTGTACCTCAGCGACGCAGGTATCCTGAGGACCGTCACCGGCAGCAGCGCCGAGGGCCACAAGAATGAGTGCGTGAACGCCATGCGAGAATTTATCCGTTATCTGGCGAACTGAGGTCTGGCGGACCGGACCGGGCCGACGCACCGGGGGCCGCCCGCCCGGTCCGCAAAGGCCCGCGACACGGGCGTGCTACCCTTCGCGTTTGAGATGAGCAAAGACTTCCCCGCCCGGCCAAGTGTCCGCCGCCCGACCGTGGAGGCGCGGCGTTGACCGTCCTCGCCGCGCTGCTGTCCTGGTTTCTGGTCGGCCTGTTTATCCGCCTGAGCAAGGCGCGGGGCTGGGGCCAGCCGGTCCGCAAGGACGGCCCGCAGACCCATCTGGTCAAGGAGGGCACCCCCACGGCGGGCGGTGTGGCCTTTGTGCTCGCGCTGGCACTGGTCTTCTTTCCGCTGTACTTCACCGGAAACGCCGGGGGACCGCGCGAACTGCTGATCATGCTGACCGCGCTGGGCATGGGCCTGATCGGCGGGGCCGACGATTTCCTGAAGGTCCGCTCGCGCATGCAGGGCCGCGGCAAGAAGGAACTGCTCGCCCGTGAGAAGTTTCCGCTGCAGCTGCTGGTGGGCCTGCTGTTCGGCTGGTTTGCCGCGCCGCTCGCCTCGCATGAACTGGTCCCCGGTTTCGGGCAGATCGGCGACACGCTGCTGCTCGCGCTGGTGATGGTGGGCAGCGTGAACGCCTTTAACTTCACCGACGGCCTCGACGGCCTGCTGGGCGGCGTGGCGATCATCGTGCTGCTGCCGCTGCTGGCCCTGTCGCCGGTTTCGGCGCTGCTCGTGGCCGTGCTGCTGGGGTTCCTGTGGTTCAATGCCCACCCGGCCCGCGTGTTCATGGGCGACATGGGCAGCCACGCCATCGGAGCCATCGCGGCGG
Above is a window of Deinococcus aerophilus DNA encoding:
- a CDS encoding branched-chain amino acid ABC transporter substrate-binding protein codes for the protein MNKTFLNLLSLALLSGGVASAQTTIKIASLSPLSGSQSFTGTLLKNGAQLAVEEQKAAFKKLGFDLQFVGYDDQADPATGTAAARKIASDRQILGVVGTMNSGVAIPASQALKASHVTMVSPAVTANEVTDRGLANMNRIVARNDAQGPAGAKFMMDKLGAKSVYILNDKTSYGEGLAAEVEQTLKAGGAKVIVNEGTEEKSDFSSIIAKIKLQKPDAVYFGGIYTQIGIFIRQLRDAGIDIPVVGGDGLDSTELATIAAKGANNIYYTTIVAPLESLPAAKTFTANYRKAFKTVPAGYAAFAYDSANVIAQGILDAAKANGGKLPTRTQVETAIRKGSFKGLLSGDVTFNSVGDRNSVTLYIMKVQAGKQSLAAQSTVKPPRP
- the pfkA gene encoding 6-phosphofructokinase, with the protein product MTESLPAKHPNSSGIQRLAVLTSGGDAPGMNAAIRAVVRTASFEGLEVLGVRRGFSGLHRGEMKLLGPRDVANTIQRGGTILLTARSATWRTPEGRAAGARHLREQGVGGLIVIGGDGSFHGAHLLEQEHGIRVIGVPGTIDNDLYGTDHTIGYFTAVETALDAVDKLRDTGASHERIFVIEVMGRHAGHIALDVAVAGGAEEVFIPEDARPIGDVVQVVKDSVAKGKLGSIVIVAEGFPGGAQGVADAIQAGTGLETRVSILGHIQRGGTPVSSDRILASRLGEAAVYALMDGVSGVMVGRQGGNIIQTPLHETWEKRKDVNRDLYRCAKTLSV
- the rsmI gene encoding 16S rRNA (cytidine(1402)-2'-O)-methyltransferase yields the protein MPEAGPVTAETGTEGEARVWLVPTPVGNLGDITLRAIEVLRGADAVACEDTRRTGALLSHLGLSRPLVRLDAHTMRRAPGVLEKYPRLAYVSDAGTPGISDPGAELVTAALEAGVPVEVLPGATAFVPALVLSGLGNARFTFEGFLPRSGKERKERLAAIAARPETSVVYESPHRLAATLSELAAVCGPARPASVTRELSKRFEETVRGTLTELAGRFAAGARGEIVLVVSGRPAHEAAPDAAPPPDHAALAQAWAAEGHRVRDIRDRLVAAGLRKNDAYALALRATESPDAPLSDAPSPPDADLPEEPRPLPSS
- a CDS encoding 23S rRNA (pseudouridine(1915)-N(3))-methyltransferase RlmH produces the protein MRLHLITVGTPKLAYARMGWDEYTTRLKRYHKVQLSHVAGKTPEAESAAIRKAAGKAPLILLDPRGTQFTSEGLSADLDARALGGTGELAFAVGGPDGHTDELRAAAAALWSLGRLTLPHDLAMVVLAEALYRASTISAGEPYHRG
- a CDS encoding GNAT family N-acetyltransferase, translated to MTSDVPPASEAEWFQTPTLTGRFITLEGLSPAHAADLNAGADEETVRFLSRGGPTEATQAAWAEYITRLNALPRRINFAVRLLHSGVVVGRISYSEISVADRWAEIGTMLLPGAQGTAVNPEAKLLLMTRAFEVLGANRVHFKVDARNARSVRAMHKLGAVQEGVLRQYQVRPDGFARDSVVFSVLRGEWPAVKAGLQARLGARDS
- a CDS encoding phospho-N-acetylmuramoyl-pentapeptide-transferase; its protein translation is MTVLAALLSWFLVGLFIRLSKARGWGQPVRKDGPQTHLVKEGTPTAGGVAFVLALALVFFPLYFTGNAGGPRELLIMLTALGMGLIGGADDFLKVRSRMQGRGKKELLAREKFPLQLLVGLLFGWFAAPLASHELVPGFGQIGDTLLLALVMVGSVNAFNFTDGLDGLLGGVAIIVLLPLLALSPVSALLVAVLLGFLWFNAHPARVFMGDMGSHAIGAIAAGAYVLYADVWLLPLAAIIPVAAVLSVVIQVASFRLRGKRIFRMSPIQHHFELSGWPETHVTLRFWVVTAVATAAVWWILGGRP